GCGAACGCAGGCCGCGCCGGCCAGGGTAGCGTTTCAGGTCCCAGAAGTCCGCGAAGGTCTCCGGATGCTTGCCGTCGGGAAACTTCTTGGGGTCGTAGGCGATGCCCCCGGCGTAGGAGTAGGAGCCGACGTAATCCTTGCCAGCCGGCTGCAGCAGCTTGCTGGTATCGACGATGCCGGTATCGATGGGCGTCCAGAGCCCCTGGCGCGAGCCCGCCATGATCTGCGGGCCTATGCTGTCGAACACGTCCCAGGACACGTTGCCGCTGTCGACCTGCACCTTCATCCGCGTCAGGTCCGCGCTATTGACCAGCGTGACCGGAATGCCGCTTTCCTTGGCGAACGGTTCAGCGAATGCCTGCCGGACCGCGGCTTCATACGACCCGCCCCAGCAGGTCACGCTGATCCCGCGCGCCTGGGCGCGCAGGGGCATGGCCGTGCCCAGCGCGGCCATGCCGGCCATTGCCGCCCCGGCCTTCAATACGGATCGGCGCGACAGGCCGCGAGCCTGGCCTTGCTTGTCATGCTTGTTCATTGCTACCCCCTTGGTTCCGTTCACTGGCGGCCGGCGAGGCCTGTTGCGGATGACGGCGATGCGAGGATCAGGATGCGATCCAGACCGACTTCCAATCCATGTATTTATCGAAGGCATGCAGCGACTTGTCGCGCCCGAAGCCGGATTGCTTGAAGCCGCCGAACGGTGCCGACATATTGCCACGGTCAAAACAGTTGACCCAGACGACGCCGGCGCGCAAGGTCTGCGCCGCGCGATGCGCGCGTCCCACATCGCCGGTCCAGACCGCGGCCGCGAGGCCGTAGATCGTGTCGTTGGCGACGCGCATGGCTTCATCGAAGCCGTCGACGGTAATGGCGGCCAGCACCGGGCCGAAGATTTCTTCCCGCGCGATCCGCATGTCGTTGCGCACGTCGCCGAATACGGTCGGTTCGATGAACCATCCGCCGCTGTCCGTGCGCGCCGGCTTGCCGCCCAGCACCACGCTGGCGCCGTCCGCGCGTCCGGCGTCGATATAGGACATCACCCGTTCATGCTGCGCCTGGCTGACGATGGCGCCCATGCGGGTGGCGGGATCGAGTGGATCGCCCGGGACGAGTTCACGGCCGACCGCGGCGATTTTCTCCAGCAGGGCGTCACGGATGGGCGCCTCGACGATCAGGCGCGAGCCCGCGTTGCAGACCTGCCCGCTGTTGTTGAAGATGCCCAGCGCCACGGCGCGCGCGGCGGCGTCCAGGTCCGGGCAGTCCGCCAGCACGATGTGCGGACTCTTGCCGCCGCATTCCAGGCCGATCCGCTTGATATTGGACTGGCCGGAATACTGCATGAACAGCTTGCCGACCTCCGTGGAGCCGGTGAAGCCGACGGCATCGACGTCCATGTGCAGGCCCAGCGCGCGTCCGGCCGTCTCGCCCAGGCCGGGCAGCACGTTGAGCACGCCTGCCGGCAGGCCGGCTTCCATCGCCAGGCTGGCGATGCGGATGGCCGTCAGCGGGGATTGCTCGGCGGGTTTCAGGATGACCGAATTGCCGGCCGCCAGGGCCGGCCCCAGTTTCCACGACGCCATGGACAAGGGGTAGTTCCATGGCACGACCG
This genomic interval from Bordetella genomosp. 8 contains the following:
- a CDS encoding ABC transporter substrate-binding protein, translated to MNKHDKQGQARGLSRRSVLKAGAAMAGMAALGTAMPLRAQARGISVTCWGGSYEAAVRQAFAEPFAKESGIPVTLVNSADLTRMKVQVDSGNVSWDVFDSIGPQIMAGSRQGLWTPIDTGIVDTSKLLQPAGKDYVGSYSYAGGIAYDPKKFPDGKHPETFADFWDLKRYPGRRGLRSRVSENLEMALLADGVPPAQLYPLDVERAFKAMDRIKPAVRKWIETTPETVTLLTSNEIDFSYSYLSRVLPAQRAGSSVAMSMRQTLNSLEYLAVPKGGKNIQNAMRYVAFCLRPERQAAFCELVEFAPNAAGASDMVGAQARARMPDMKSPDAIIINDAWWGENYDKLQRRFTEWLLV
- a CDS encoding aldehyde dehydrogenase: MNIPGKAEWTARAARCEPEWRAFIDGEYRPALSGKTFPTFNPATGRVIAQIAACDTEDVDVAVANARRAFESGVWSRRAPAERKQVLLKLAELMMLHREELALLESLDVGKPIANAYNGDIVSAATCIQWYAEAIDKLYGEMAPAMPNMTTMIVREPLGVVAAVVPWNYPLSMASWKLGPALAAGNSVILKPAEQSPLTAIRIASLAMEAGLPAGVLNVLPGLGETAGRALGLHMDVDAVGFTGSTEVGKLFMQYSGQSNIKRIGLECGGKSPHIVLADCPDLDAAARAVALGIFNNSGQVCNAGSRLIVEAPIRDALLEKIAAVGRELVPGDPLDPATRMGAIVSQAQHERVMSYIDAGRADGASVVLGGKPARTDSGGWFIEPTVFGDVRNDMRIAREEIFGPVLAAITVDGFDEAMRVANDTIYGLAAAVWTGDVGRAHRAAQTLRAGVVWVNCFDRGNMSAPFGGFKQSGFGRDKSLHAFDKYMDWKSVWIAS